The Arabidopsis thaliana chromosome 5, partial sequence genomic interval ttttaaagatttaatttacagaaaatctcaaatctcatTACAAAAAATcgttaaaatcaaaatttgcaacaactaaaaaaattcGATTATCAATTTTGTCATAATACTCATCTACAACTTTTGTCACTACataatcaattattttcttgtccaaaaaaaaaacataatcaatgATTTTCTTAATGTAATTGTAATGATGAATTTTGATGCGGGtaaagtaaaaactaaatcTACTTACACAACttcctttttaaaagtatttatttCAGATTTGAGATTTGTCAGATATTTTTCTCAAcgtgaaagagagaaaagagaatcTCTCAGAAGGTGAGCCTCCAACAAAGCgtgaatctctctttctctctctatctctctatctccGAGATCGCATCACCGGAAATCTCCTTctacggtggtggtggtgacaGTTGACCAGAGATGGCGGCGGAGAATGAGAGAAAATCTCCTTCAGCAGTCTCCGATATGGGAGCTTGGGCAATGAATGTGATAAGCTCCGTTGGAATCATCATGGCGAATAAACAACTTATGTCCTCTTCTGGATTCGCATTTAGTTTCggttcgtcttcttcctccgatcTCTCActctttttaatcaatttcGCTTTTGAGATCTGATGATTTTTCCGATCTCTGTTTTCTCAGCTACAACTCTCACCGGTTTCCACTTCGCTTTAACCGCATTGGTCGGTATGGTATCAAACGCTACCGGATTCTCTGCTTCGAAGCATGTACCTATGTGGGAGCTTATTTGGTTCTCCATTGTCGCTAATGTCTCTATTGCTGCTATGAACTTCAGTCTCATGCTCAATTCCGTTGGCTTCTACCAAGTAATTCATCTCGATCTCGATCTTGAGCATATAGAATCAAATTGCTTTGATTTGAGCATATATAGactttgattttggtttagtggattcacatttttttgtgttgattaGATCTCGAAGCTGAGCATGATTCCTGTGGTATGTGTAATGGAATGGATTCTACATAGCAAGAGATACTCAAGAGAAGTGAAAATATctgttgtggttgttgttgttggtgttggtATTTGTACTGTGACTGATGTTAAAGTTAATGCCAAAGGTTTTATCTGTGCTTGTGTTGCGATTTTCTCGTCATCCTTGCAGCAAATTGTaagtctttttgtttggtgatttggttttgaagcTTGTGGAATTCAAATCTGATCAATTGGTGTTTTTTCCTTCTGTGTTGCTTAGTTAATAGGTTCTCTACAGAAGAAATA includes:
- a CDS encoding Nucleotide-sugar transporter family protein (Nucleotide-sugar transporter family protein; CONTAINS InterPro DOMAIN/s: Protein of unknown function DUF250 (InterPro:IPR004853); BEST Arabidopsis thaliana protein match is: Nucleotide-sugar transporter family protein (TAIR:AT1G21070.1); Has 1807 Blast hits to 1807 proteins in 277 species: Archae - 0; Bacteria - 0; Metazoa - 736; Fungi - 347; Plants - 385; Viruses - 0; Other Eukaryotes - 339 (source: NCBI BLink).), with protein sequence MAAENERKSPSAVSDMGAWAMNVISSVGIIMANKQLMSSSGFAFSFATTLTGFHFALTALVGMVSNATGFSASKHVPMWELIWFSIVANVSIAAMNFSLMLNSVGFYQISKLSMIPVVCVMEWILHSKRYSREVKISVVVVVVGVGICTVTDVKVNAKGFICACVAIFSSSLQQILIGSLQKKYSIGSFELLSKTAPIQAFSLLVVGPLVDYLLSGKFIMKYNMSSGCFLFILLSCGLAVFCNISQYLCIGRFSAVSFQVIGHMKTVCILTLGWLLFDSAMTFKNVAGMIVAIVGMVIYSWAMELEKQSIIAAKALNSVKHSLTEEEFELLKEGVETTQSKDVELGRTKD